A window from Musa acuminata AAA Group cultivar baxijiao chromosome BXJ3-10, Cavendish_Baxijiao_AAA, whole genome shotgun sequence encodes these proteins:
- the LOC104000951 gene encoding phosphoinositide phosphatase SAC8 isoform X6, with protein sequence MPFIYYSKLSILNLYFVEIGQEDPASNSEVKEDLSSLTPSRVSTIYGVLGIIRLIAGTYVLLITSRKEVGTHLNSSVFHVTSMRFLSCNGALKHSTSQEKRDEAYFMSLLRTIESTPGLYYSYERDLTLNLQRTCKLTEERMHKPLWKQADPRFIWNHSLMEELIENKLDAFTIPAIQGSFQSVQFTLKDSPARITLISRRCNRRLGTRMWRRGANLEGSTANFIETEQILEFEGYKSSFLQIRGSIPLLWEQIVDLSYKPRLNIINHDETPKVVERHFRDVMQRYGETIAIDLTDKEGDEGRLSDAFAAEMEKLPYCRYVPFDFHHTCAKGNFDNLQLLYDQIKENVESQGYLLINTDGEILIEQNGILRVNCVDCLDRTNVTQSYMARKSLNLQLQQMGAFSSSECISMYSDIYEKFKILWAEHGDEISLEYAGTHALKGDLVRYGRQTVSGMIKDGISALTRYYLNNFQDGIRQDALDLISGRYTISRSGPSPFQLNGFESLSYLPVASALIVGGLTMTTFTLNQVGRSTQHFISSVLWAGLTAGVVALVKANGKQFCSRPRLCGLL encoded by the exons atGCCTTTCATTTATTATTCCAAATTATCGATTTTAAACCTTTATTTTGTTGAAATAGGCCAAGAAGACCCTGCATCTAACTCTGAGgtcaaag AAGATCTTAGTTCTTTAACTCCTTCTAGAGTCTCAACAATTTATGGAGTGCTTGGGATTATCAGGTTGATTGCAG GAACATATGTGCTACTTATTACCTCTCGGAAGGAAGTTGGTACTCATCTCAATTCCTCCGTATTCCATGTTACATCAATGAGATTTTTGTCCTGCAATGGGGCTTTAAAGCATTCAACTTCTCAAGAA aaaagagaTGAGGCTTACTTTATGTCTCTTCTGAGAACCATAGAATCGACCCCTGGTTTATATTATTCATATGAAAGGGACTTAACACTCAA CTTACAGAGGACATGCAAGTTGACCGAAGAAAGGATGCACAAGCCACTGTGGAAACAG GCTGACCCACGCTTTATATGGAATCACAGTTTGATGGAGGAGCTTATTGAGAATAAG CTTGATGCCTTTACCATTCCTGCGATACAAGGAA GCTTTCAGTCTGTGCAATTCACCCTTAAAGATTCACCTGCCAGAATCACATTGATCtcaagaaggtgcaaccgtcgtcTAG GAACTAGAATGTGGAGAAGAGGAGCAAATCTGGAAGGATCCACTGCTAATTTTATTGAGACTGAACAAATTCTAGAGTTTGAAGGTTATAAGTCATCGTTTTTACAG ATTCGGGGTTCTATTCCACTTCTGTGGGAGCAAATTGTTGACTTAAGCTACAAACCACGGCTCAATATTATTAATCATGATGAAACG CCAAAGGTTGTTGAGCGCCACTTTCGTGATGTGATGCAAAGGTATGGGGAGACGATTGCTATTGACTTGACTGATAAA GAAGGCGATGAAGGTCGGCTCAGTGATGCATTTGCTGCTGAGATGGAAAAACTTCCGTATTGTAG ATATGTGCCTTTTGATTTTCATCATACATGTGCCAAAGGGAATTTTGATAACTTGCAACTTCTTTATGATCAAATCAAAGAAAATGTGGAAAGCCAAGG ATATCTTTTGATCAATACTGATGGGGAAATACTAATAGAGCAGAATGGAATTCTCAGGGTTAATTGTGTTGATTGCCTGGATCGGACAAATGTTACCCAG AGTTACATGGCTAGGAAATCATTGAATTTACAACTGCAGCAAATGGGGGCATTTTCATCAAGTGAATGTATATCCATGTATAGTGACATCTATGAAAAGTTCAAGATAT TATGGGCTGAGCATGGAGATGAGATAAGCTTGGAATATGCTGGAACTCATGCCCTGAAAGGGGACCTAGTACG ATATGGAAGACAGACTGTAAGTGGAATGATAAAGGATGGAATCAGTGCTCTCACACGATATTACTTGAATAACTTTCAAGATGGCATTCGACAA GATGCATTAGATCTCATTAGCGGTCGTTATACCATCAGCCGAAGTGGTCCCTCTCCTTTCCAGCTTAATGGGTTTGAATCATTATCA TATCTTCCAGTCGCCTCGGCTCTCATCGTGGGAGGTCTCACAATGACAACGTTCACACTAAATCAAG TGGGGCGCAGCACACAACATTTTATTTCTTCTGTACTCTGGGCTGGGTTGACGGCCGGAGTAGTGGCTCTTGTTAAAGCCAATGGGAAGCAGTTCTGCTCCAGGCCACGCTTGTGTGGCCTATTGTAa